The Mesorhizobium sp. B2-8-5 genome segment ACCATCCTTCGGTGGACGACCTCGAAATCGTGAATCTCAAGCGACGCAAGCTGGCAATCAAGGACGAGATTGAAAAGCTGAAGGGGGGCCCGACGACACACTGAACATGCCCTAGGCAACATCACCGCACTCGTTGCGGTGCCAACCTACCGGTGGCAAGATATGCCGCCGGCTTGTTGGTTTTTACTCAATCACCAGACCATTTTAGTGTAGATCTTGCAGCCCGAGGATTTTTACATGAGCCCTGCGGCCGTTGATCGCGGTCACCGATTTGCAGGCCTTGCCTGCCGCTTGCCATTGACAAGCCATCTTTGCTCCGCCACCTCATGCCCGGAACTCCCAGATGAAGGCGGCCGGCATGACCGGATATTTTTCTTCTCCCTTCCCGCGGCGCCAGTCGGTCGGCGTATCGGTCGGCGGCGTGATGGTCGGCGGCGGCGCGCCGGTCGTCGTGCAGTCGATGACCAATACCGACACCGCCGATATCGACCAGACCGTCGCCCAGGTCGCGGCGCTGCACCGTGCCGGCTCGGAAATCGTGCGCATCACGGTCGACCGCGACGAGAGCGCGGCGGCGGTTCCGCGCATCCATGAGCGGCTGCTGAGGCTCGGCATCGACGTGCCGCTGGTCGGCGACTTCCATTATATCGGCCACAAGCTGCTCGCCGATCATCCGGCCTGCGCCGAGGCGCTGGCCAAATACCGCATCAATCCCGGCAATGTCGGCTTCAAGGACAAGAGGGACCGCCAGTTCGCCGCGATCGTCGAGATGGCGATCAAACACGACAAGCCGGTGCGCATCGGCGTCAACTGGGGCTCGCTCGACCAGGAGCTTTTGACCCGGCTGATGGACGACAACCAGGCGAAGGGCTCGCCGCTCACCGCGCAGGAAGTCACGCGCGAGGCGATCGTGCAGTCGGCGATCCTGTCGGCCGAGATGGCGGAAGAGATCGGACTTGGCCGTGACAAGATCATCCTGTCGGCCAAGGTCAGCGGCGTGCAGGATTTGATCGCCGTCTACACCGAACTCGCCACCCGCTCCGACCATGCGCTGCATCTGGGCCTCACCGAAGCCGGCATGGGCACCAAGGGCATCGTCGCCTCTTCTGCCGCCATGGGCATCCTCCTGCAGCAGGGCATCGGCGACACGATCCGCATCTCGCTGACGCCGGAGCCGAATGGCGACCGCACCCGCGAGGTGCAGGTCTCGCAGGAATTGCTGCAGACCATGGGCTTCCGGCAGTTCGTGCCGATCGTCGCGGCCTGCCCCGGTTGCGGGCGCACGACGTCAACCGTGTTCCAGGAACTTGCCCAGAGCATCCAGGCCGATATCCGCAAGAACATGCCGGTGTGGCGCGAAAAATATCCCGGCGTCGAGAATCTCAAAGTCGCGGTGATGGGCTGCATCGTCAACGGTCCGGGCGAATCCAAGCATGCCGATATCGGCATCTCGCTGCCCGGCACCGGCGAGACGCCGACGGCGCCCGTCTTCATCGACGGCAAGAAGGCGGCGACGCTGCGCGGTCCGTCCATCGCGCAGGATTTCGAGAAGATGGTCGGCGACTATATCGAGCAGCGCTACGGACACGGCAAAGCAGCGGCCGAGTAGGCCGATGCCGCTTTTGCCGCGCGCGACGCTGATCCTGATCTGCGCGCTGATCCTTTCCGGTCAGGCATTCGCCGACCCACCGCAGTCGCGGTCCGCCGCCAAACGGCTGATCAACCGTGTCTGCGATCTGATCGAAGCCCAGGCCCAGCAGAACGGCCTGCCCAAGGATTTCTTCGCCCGGCTGATCTGGAAGGAAAGCCGCTTCGATCCGAATGCGGTGAGCCCGGTCGGCGCCGAAGGCATAGCGCAATTCATGCCGGGCACCGCCAAGATGCGCGGTCTCGCCGATCCCTTCGACATCGGGCAGGCCATCCCGGCCTCGGCGAAATATCTCGCCGAGATGAAGGTCAGCTACGGCAATCTCGGGCTCGCGGCGGCGGCTTACAATGCCGGCGAGAACCGTGTGTCACGCTGGCTGAGTTCGGGCGGCTTCCTGCCGATGGAGACGGAAAGCTATGTCTTCGACGTCATGGGCGAGCCCGTCGACAAGTTCTCGGACAAATCCTATACCGGCACCGTCCAGCCGCTCGACCCGAAGATGAGCTTCGCGGTTGCCTGCCGCAGGCTGCCGGTGATCATGTCGCGGACCGTCGCCATGGCCTCGATCAACGTGAAGCCGTGGGGCGTGCAGGTGGCGGGCAATTTCCGCCGCTCGGCGGCGATTGGCCAGTGGCTGAGGGTCAGGGGCCGGTTCCCCGCTTTGCTCGCCAGCCATGACCCGGTGGTGAGCCGGGTGCGCACGCCGATCGGCCGGCGCGGCATCTATGCGGTCAGGATCGGCGCCGACTCGCGCGGCGAGGCCAACGGTATCTGCAACAAGCTGCAAAGCGTCGGCGGCGCCTGCGTGGTGTTGCGTAACCGGTGACTGGTACCACGAAGTTGGACGTGCTGGCGGGACAGCGCCCCCCTCTGTCCTGCCGGACATCTCCCCCAAAAGGGGACTGTTGCGCAGTTAGCGAGAACCGGTCGGCGGGTCGGATTTTAGCGTTAGGGTTGGCGTTGCCTGGGATTTGGCGTTTGGTTTGGCGTTTGAGGGCGGTGATCCGGCCTTTGTGCCGGATTGCAGGCGCACCTATCCCGTGATGGCCGCCCATCGGCGCATGTTGAAGGCGATCGCGGCAAGCGTCACCTGAGCTGCAGCCTTGGCCAGTCCGACATAGCGGATTGTGGTCAGCTTCATGCGGTTCTTGAGCGTGGCGAAGGTCGTCTCCACTGCCGCCCGCCGTCGTGCGATCAGGCGATTGTAGCGCTTGAGCCGTTCGGGCAGCGAATGGTGCTTGTTGGGACGATGGGCAATGCGCGGCTTCCTGCCCTCGGCCTTGAGCCGGGCCCGGCGGGCGTGGGTGTCATAAGCGGCATCCGCCCACACCGTCTTCTCATCGCCGCGCACCAGGCGATCGGCCACGACCGTGTCGTTGACGTTGGCCGGTGTGGTGATCACCGTGCGGATCAAACCAGAGCCCGCGTCGACCCCAACATGGGCCTTGTAGCCAAAGGTGATGCCGCCTTTGCCCTTGCGCGCGGTGATACGGGCGTCCGCATCCTGCGACGGCCGCTCGCGCGTCGGTGGCGTCGAGACCGCATCGATCAGCGTCGCATCCAGCATCGTGCCACGCTTCAAGATCACGCCGGCCTTCTCCAACTGCCGGTCTAGCTCGCCAAACAGCTTCTCCATCGGTCCTTCGCCAACAAGCAAGTTGCGAAAGCGCGACAGCACCGTGTGATCGGGAATGCTCTCCTCAAGGCCGAGCCCGACAAAACGTCGGAATGACAGCCGATCTCCCAGCGCCTCTTCCAGCTCGCGATCCGACAGCCCATAGAGCGATTGCAGCAACTGCGCCTTGAAGAGCAACAACGGCGGCCAGGCTGCGCGTCCAGGCCCACCATCACGCAACGGGTTGAGCAGCTTCTCGAAGCGATACCACTTCACCAGATCGGATAGCCGGTCCAGCGGTGAAGAACCGCCAGCAAGCTTGCCGCCCAGAAATGCCTCCGCAAGGCTCAATTGACCCGTCTGCTTCACCGCCATTGCGATTCCCTCCGAGCTTCCCGTCTCAGAGAATCACAACCAGCCAATTACGCAACAGGCCCAAAAGGGGGGAGATTAGCCGTCATCGCTGCTTTGCCAATCGCCGACGGTTCAGGACTGAGCGGGGCGATCAAGCTGCCGATCTCCCCCTCGCGGGGAGATGCCCGGCAGGGCAGAGAGGGGCGCGAAGGAACTCGGCGGTAGCCGATGGCTGCCTGTACCCACGTGCCGCTCAAGCCGTCTTCGCCGCCACGGTCTCGCTGAGCCAGGTGCCGATCTTGGCGCCGAGGCGGTCGGGCGAGACAGGCTTGGGCAGATAGTCGTCCATGCCGGCCTCGATGCATTTTTCGCGGTCGCCCTTGAGCGCATGCGCGGTGACGCCGATGATCGGCGTGCGATCGCTGTTCTGCTGTTCGATCGCACGGATGGCGCGGGTCGCCTCATAGCCGTTCATCTCCGGCATGGAGACGTCCATCAGCACCAAGCGCGGGCGCAGCGAGCGGTACATCTCGACCGCGGTGCGGCCATTGCCGGCGATGCGGTAGCTGAGACCGAAACCGTTGAGGATCTGGCCGAAGACCAGCTGGTTCACGTCATTGTCCTCGGCGATCAGGATGTCGATCGGGCCGCTCGGCGCTGCCGTCGATTCCGGCGCGGCCGGGACCGGAACGGCCGGGCCGCGGATGACGGTGAAGGCCGGCGGAGCCGCCTGCGCCGCGGCCGGCTCGCGCACGAAATGCGCCTTGGCGCCTTGCGTGCGCGCCTTCTGGATAGCGGAGATCACGGTGCCCAGCAGCACCGCCGAACGAGCCGGCTTGGTGAGATGCGCGACGATGCCGAAATCGATCACCATCCTGCCGAAATCGACCTGGTCGACCGAGGTCAGCAGCACGACCGGGATGGAGGAGAGGCGGGTGTCGGCGGCGATGGCTCTGGCGACATCGGCGCCGTTCATGCCGGGCATCTGGTAATCGAGGATAATGCAGTCGACCGAGGCGCCGAGCTGGCAGGCACGGTCGAGGAAAGCGAGGCCGACGGCGCCGCTTTCGGCGGCCGCGCAGTCGAAGCTCCAGCTTCTGAGCTGTTCCAGCAGGATCTCGCGGTTGACCGGATTGTCGTCGATGACCAGCACCCTTGCGCCGGTGACGTCGACGGGTACCAAATCGTCGCGCGACTGCTGGTCGTGCGCCGGCAGCGGCACGGCGAACCAGAACACGGAACCGCGGCCGATCTCGCTTTCGACGCCGATCTTGCCGCCCATCAGGTCGACAAGCCGCGCGCCGATCGCCAGGCCAAGGCCGGTGCCTTCATGGCGGCGGGTCGAGGAGCCGTCGACCTGGGCGAATTTCTCGAACACGCTTTGCAGTTTTTCGGCCGGAATGCCGATGCCGGTGTCCTCGACGCGGACCTTGAGCTGGACCACGCCGTCGACGACATCGCCGCCGACATCGACCAGGACATGGCCCTTCTCGGTGAACTTCACGGCGTTGCCAAGCAGGTTGGTGACGATCTGGCGGAAGCGCCCGGCATCGCCGACGACGAAGGCCGGCAGGCGCGGGTCGACGCGCACGATGAGCTCGAGGTTCTTTTCGGCGACGCGCGCCGACACCAGCGTCGCCACATCCTCGACCGCTTCCGCCAGGCGGAAGGGGGCGGGGTCGAGCGTCAGCTGGCCGGCATTGATCTTCGAGAAATCGAGGATGTCGTTGATGATGGTCAGCAGCGCGTTGCCGGATTTGACGATGACGTCGGTGAAGGTCTTCTGGCGCGGCGTCAGCTCCGTCTTGGCAAGCAACTCGGCCATGCCGAGCACGCCGTTCATCGGCGTGCGGATCTCATGGCTCATATTGGCGAGGAATTCGGACTTGGCGCGATCGGCGGCCTCGGCCTTGAACAAAGATGCGGCGGTCTCGGCGAAAGCGCGGCGGATCGCATTCTCCATCGGCCGGAAGATCAGAGCCGCGGCGACGGCAAGGACGGCGAACAAAAGGCCGCTCGCCCATAACAGCAGCCGGTCGCTGGAAGCGTCGGCCAGATGCCGCTCGTCGTCGAGCGCGGTGCGCACGCGCACCAGCATCGGCTGGGCGAAGAGATCGTTCTGGTTGCGGATCTCGCGGTAGCTCCATTCGTCGACCTTCTGGGCCACCGACATCAGGTTGAAGTTGCGCACCATGTCGCGCGCCGACCAGAACAGGTCTCCGTTCACCGCTGCGGATTCGAGCGCGTCGGCGGTGCCCTTCGACAAGCGTGGCCGGATCGTCGCCAACTGGCCGTTCAGCGTCTCGATCTCGCCCATCAGGCGTTCGGAATGGCCGCGCGCGGCGGCGGTCAACGCGTCGCGTGTCTCGCTGCGCCAGGCGGTGCCGGTCGTCTCGGCGAAATTGGTGGCGTTGCGCAGGTCGCGGGCGAAGATGACGAAATTGCCGCTGAGGGCATCGACCTCGTGACGGTACGAATTCACACGGTTGAGCGCGAACATGACGGCGGCCGAGGCCAGCGCGAAGATCAGCAGTCCCGAAATGTAGCGGATCCGGATCGACCGGAGGAAGGAAGAATATTCCGGCATGCGCAACCCCAACACATACGCACAATTTTAATGGTCGGGATTACGCTTGATTTACATTAAGATTTCGTTGGTGGGGCAAGATCGCCTGCGTTGACGGATCAAGTCGGGCGGGTCGCTCTGCAAGCGGCCCGCCTTGCTCAAATCAGACCCTATCCTTGGCGCGGTAGGTGTCGGGAAGAACGAAGACTTCGTCGGCGCGGCCGTAGCCGCCGTCGCGGACTTCCTCGATCAGCACCACGGTATAAGGGCGCACGCCTTCGCCGAAATAGTCGACGAACATCTGCGTGGTCTTGTGAATGAGCTCTTCCTTCTGCGCCTTTGTCAGGGCGGCTTCGGGCGTCTTGAAGTTGGCAAAGGGCATTTTTAGGGTCCTTTCGGGTTGGTTGGTCTAAAGCGATGGGTGGAGAAGATCGGCAAGACCGATGCGCTCAAGAAGCTGCGCCCGGACGCGGTCGGCGACCCCGTTGACGATGGTCGCCCCGTCATCCGAAGGATCGACATGGACGCGGAACGGCCGGCGGCCATGCGGCATCGCGACGAGATCGACGATGGCCTCAGCGACTTTCGAGGGATCGGCATCGACCGGCTCCAGCCGGGCAAGGCCCTTCAACGCCTGGTCGTCGACGCCAGCATAAGGTCCCGACCAATAGGCGTCCGCGCGCCCGGTGTCGGCCGGCTTGCCGGAATGGGCGAAATGCTCCGTGCCTTTGGTGAACGCGCCCGGCACGACGATGGTCGTCTCGATGCCGAAACGGGCAAGCTCCAGCGCGTAGCTCTGCGCCAGCGCGTCCATGCCCGCCTTGGCGGCGAAGTAGGGCGCCAGGAATGGCGGCGTGCCGCCGCGCGTGCTGCTCGACCCGACCCAGATCATCAGAGCCCGGCCGAGCCCGCGCATGTGTGGAAGCACAGCCCGGTTGACGCGGTGGGTGCCCAGCACATTGACGTCATAGAGCGCCGCCAACTGCTCCGGCGTGAAGGCTTCAGTCGGTCCGAACACCATATGGCCGGCATTGTGGATGACGACGTCGATGCGGCCGGCTTCCGCCAGGATGGTTTCGACCGCCGCCTCGATCGAGGCCTCCGACAGCACGTCGAGCGCGATGGCGCGGATCGCCAGTTTCTCCTCGCGCGCCAGCCTTTCGACTTCGGCCACGGCTGTGCCGCCGCGCGCCTGCGGATCGCGCATCGAGGCATAAACCCGGTGACCCGCCCTGGCGAGCGCCTCGGCCGTCATGGCGCCGAAGCCGCTCGATGCGCCGGTGATGAGTATCGTCTGCTGCATGATCGTGTATCTCCCTGGCGCAATTGCGGACGCAAACGGCTGCGCGCTTATGCCGGAATTGCTTCAGATCGCGCCGCCATTGGCGCGGACAACCTGACCGTTGACCCATTGGCTGTCGGGACCGGCGAGGAAGGCGACGAGGCCGGCGATGTCGTCGGGCTGGCCGAGGCGGCCGAGCGGGATGAGTTTCGTTATCGCTTCGATCTGCGCGGCGCTCTTGCCGTCGGTGAAGAGTTCCGTGTCGACCGGACCGGGCGCGACTGCGTTGACCGTGATGTGGCGCGGGCCGAGTTCCTTGGCCAGTATATGCGACATGGCTTCGACGCCGGCCTTGGTCGCGGCATAGACGCCGTAAGCGGGCTGGTAGAAGCCGACGACGCTGGACGAAAAGTTGATGATGCGTCCGCCATCCTTCAGGCGCCTTGCAGCTTCGCGCATGCCGCGGAACGGGCCGCCGAGATTGATGGCGACCTGGCGTTCGAACGCCGCGTCGTCGGTGTCCGCGACCGGCGAGAGCCTCATCATGCCGGCGTTGTTGACGAGGATGTCGATCCCACCGAAGGCCTTTTCCGCCGCATCGAACAAAGCGACCATGCCGGCCGGGTCGCCGATATCGGCCTGGACGGCCAGGGCAGTGCCGCCGGCGGCCTCGATGGCGGAAACCACCTCATCGGCGGCATCCTTGCCGCGCGCATAATTGACGATGACGGCGATGCCGTCCCGGGCGAGTCGTTTGGCGATTGCCGCGCCGATGCCTCTCGAGGCGCCGGTCACGATCGCTGTTCTTGTTTTCTGCATGATCGATCTCCGTTCGTTGTTGTGGGGCGCATATAGACTGCCGCGCCAACCGGATAATCAGCCCTCCATTGACAGCAGTATTCGGATTGGGCGAACAATCGAGGCATGGATCGACTCGACGGGATGCGGCTCTTCGTTCGCGTGGTGGAGCGGCGCAGTTTCACAGCCGCGGCGGCCGATCTCGGCCTGCCGCGCTCGACCGCAACCGAAGCGGTGAAGCAGTTGGAAGATCACCTGGGCGTGAGGCTGCTCGACCGGACCACCCGCCACGTCGCCACGACACTCGATGGCCAGGCCTATTACGAGCGCTGCCTGTCGATCCTGGGCGAGGTGGAGGACGCCGAGGCCGGCTTCCGCAGCGCCGAACCGCGCGGCCTGCTGCGCATCGATGCGCATCCGCTGCTCACGCAGAGGTTCCTGCTGCCACAATTGCCCGCGTTCCTCGACCGCTATCCCGAAATCGATCTGCAAATCGGCCAGGGCGACCGGCTGGTCGACCTGGTGCGCGAAGGCGTCGATTGCGTCATTCGCGCCGGCGAGCTGCAGGACAGCGGCATGATCATGCGGCGGCTGGCGATGATCGGCGAAATCACCTGCGCCAGCCCGAGCTATCTGAAGCGGCACGGCGTGCCGGCAGCACCGGAAGCGCTGGAGGGCCATCAGGCCGTCGGTTTCGTCTCCTCACGCACAGGCGAGGTGCTGCCGCTGGAATTCACGATCGGCGCAAACGTGCGTCAGGTCACGCTGCCGGGCCGGGTTCGGGTCAACAATTCCGACACCGCGGCCGATCTGGCGCGGCTGGGTTTCGGGCTTCTGCAGGCGCCACGCTATCGGCTGGAAAAAGATATCGCGGACGGCACGCTGGTCGAGGTTCTGGGGGATTTTCCGCCGACGCCGACGCCGCTGTCGGCGCTCTACCCGCAGAACCGGCAGCTCGCGCCGCGGCTGCGCGTCTTCCTGGAATGGGCATCGCGCATTTTCGCCGAGGCAAGGCTGTGAGGATCATCGGCCGGGGCCGGCAGCCGACGGCGCGACTGTCCTGTCGATGCAACTCCTCATGCGGATGGGATGGGAAGACAAGGCAATCCTTCAGGCCGCCAGCGAATAGCCCAGGTCGCGCAGCGGCAGCCGGCGCACACGCTCGCCGGTGGCGGCGAAGATCGCGTTGCCGAGCGCCGGCGCCAGCGCCGGGAAAGCGGGCTCGCCCATGCCGGTTGGCGGATTGTCCGACTGGATAAAATAGGCATCGATCGTCATCGGTGCGAACGGCATGCGCAGGATCGGATAGGCGTTGTAGTTCTGCTCCCGGATACGGCCATTCTCGATGTTGATCTTGAGCCCCATCGCGGTCGAGAGAGCGTCGGTGGACGCGCCTTGCGCCTGGGCTTCGGAGCCCGCCATGTCGATGATCGGGCCGACATCGAGCACAACCACGATACGGTTTATCCTGATACGCTTGTCGGTATCGACGCTAAGCTCGACGGCCTGCGCGACATGGCCGGCATGCGAATAGCACCAGGCAAGTCCGAGCCCGCTGCGCTTGGCGAACGTCTTTCCCCAGCCAGCTTTCTGCGCGCACATCCTGATGACGTCGGTCGCCCGCCTGGGGCTGAAATTGACGCTCTGGTCCTTGGGCGCCAGTTCGGGCACGTCGCGGTTGACCGCGTCGAGCAGGAACTCGACATGGTCGCGCCCCGAGGCAAGCGACAATTCGTGCATGAAGCTCTGCGCGGCGAAGACCTGCGCATTGTCGCCCGGCGCGCGCCAGGCGCCGGTCGGGATTTTTAGGGGAAACATCGTCTTTGCGCGGCGCAGGTTGGGCGCCTTGATGGAATATCTGAGATTGTCGGTCAGGCTGGCGCCCGAGGCCTCTTTCTTGCCGTCGGCGGTGAAGGTGATGAAGTGCTCGCGCCAGGCGTCGAGCCTGCCGCCGTTGTCGATCGCGCCCTTGAACTGGTGGTAGCCGGCGGGCCGGTAGAAGTCGTGGGCGAAATCGTCCTCGCGGGTCCATTGCAGCTTGACCGGCGCGTTGACCTTCAGCGCGATCGCCGCCGCCTCGCAGGCATAGTCGTTGACCAGCCGCCGCCCGAAACCGCCGCCGACGCGGGTCTGGTGCATGACGACCTTTTCAGGCGGAATGCCGGCAACCTTGCCGATCAGCGGCAGGCCACGATCCGGCTGCTGGGTCGGCATCCACAGTTCCATGATGCCGTCATGCCAGTGCGCCGTGGTGTTCATCGGCTCCAGCGGCACATGGGCGGCGAAGGGATATTCGTAATAGGCCTCGACGGTCTTGGCGGCATTGGCGAAGGACTTGTCCACGTCGCCGACATTGTCGTCGGTCTTCTGCGGGAAATTGTTCGCGAGCCTTTGCGCATCGGCCGAGAAGCGCGAGGAGGAGTCGTTCGACGCTCCGCTGAGGTCCCAGTCGACCTCGAGCTTGTCCTTGGCCTGGAAGGCGCTCCAGGTGTCCCTGGCGACGATGGCGACGCCCGGCATCACCTCGACCGCCAGGCCCGTGCCCTCGACCGCGAAGGCGTCGAGCACGCCGGGTTGACGCTTGACCTCGTCGACGTTGAAGGATCTCACCTTGCCGCCTGCCGCCGGGCATTTGGCATAGGTGGCATAGACCATGCCGGGACGCTGGACATCGATGCCGAACAGCGGCTTGCCGGTGACCACCTTGGGGTCATCGACGCCGCGAAAGCGCTTGCCTATCAGCCGGTACTCGGCGCGGGTCTTCAGCTTCAGGCCCTTCGGATCGGGCACCGGCATTTTCGCCGCCGCTGCCGCCAACGAGCCATAGGTTGCGGACCGGCCGCTGGCGGCGTGCGTCAGCATCGAGGCCTGCGCCGTGATCTGCGAGGCGTCCACGCTCCATGCCTGAGCCGCGGCGGCAACCAGCATCGCCTTGGCACCCGCACCGGCCTGGCGCAACTGGTTCCAGGCGCGCGGGATCGAGGTCGAACCGCCCGCGCCCTGGCTGCCATAAACCTTGGGATTGATGTCCGCCTGCTCCATGACGACATGGTTCCAATCGGCGTCGAGTTCGTCGGCGATGATCACGCCGAACGACGTCTTGATGCCCTGGCCGATTTCCGGGCATTTCGAATAGATGGTGACCGTGTTGTCCGGCGCGATGCGGATGAAAGCATTCATCGCCTGGTCCTTGGCGGCCGCTGCGTCGCCGTCGACCGCTCCGGCCGCGAATGCCACGTCGCCGATATGGAAGCCCAGCACCAGTCCCGCGACACTTGCCCCGGTCAGCTTGAAGAAGGTGCGCCGCCCCATCGTCATTGCCGCCTTGGCGGCGCTGACCGAATGGATCTCGTCGAGCAGGGCAGAGAGATAGGCGTCGGACTGGGCGAAATGCGTTTCAGCCATTGGGAGCCTCTTTCGATTGCTGCGCCGCCTGCTCTTTGAGCACGGCCACGTCCTTGGCCGTCAGATGCGCGCCCTTGGCGCCGAAGCGGGCGGTGACGTAATTGGCGACGGCAGCGATGTCGTCGTCGGAATAGCCCTCGCCGAAGGCCGGCATGAAGATCCTGCCGTCGGCGGTCTTGCGGCTGACGCCGTTGATCACGGTCTGCGCGACATTGGTGGCGCTGGGATCGTTCACCGCGCGCACGCCGGTCAGCGTGGCAAAGCCGGTCACCGGGCTGACGCCGGTCCAGTCGTGGCATGAGGCGCAGGCGCCGGCGAAGATCTTTTCGCCGCGCGCATTGGCGTCGGCCACCACGCCTTCCTTATAGGAGGCCGGTGCTGCCGTGGTGACGGTGCGGGGCAGGTCGCTGGCATGGGCCGGAATGCTGCGCAGATAGGCGACTAACGCATGCGTATCGTCCGGCACCAGATAGCTCAGGCTGTCGTCGGCGGCCTCGCCCATCGGGCCTGCGGCGCCGCCATGGCCATTGGCATGGCCGGTGGAGAGATAGGCATAGAGGTCGTCGTCGCTCCAGTCGCCGATGCCGGAATTCTTGTCGCCGGTGATGTTGTAAGCGCGCCAGCCGGCGGTCAGCGCGCCCGAGAACTTGCCGTGATTGTCGAGCCCGTAGGCGAGGTTGCGCGGCGTGTGGCATTCGCCGCAATGGCCCATCGCCTCGGCGAGATAGGCGCCCCGGTTCCATTGCGGGCTCTGGCCGGTGTTGGGGCGGAAGCGCCGGTCGGGATTGAACGCCACGTTCCAGAGCGCGATCAGGCCACGCTGGTTGAAGGGCCACGACAGCTGGTTCGGCTTCGCCGGCGCGTTC includes the following:
- a CDS encoding xanthine dehydrogenase family protein molybdopterin-binding subunit; translation: MAETHFAQSDAYLSALLDEIHSVSAAKAAMTMGRRTFFKLTGASVAGLVLGFHIGDVAFAAGAVDGDAAAAKDQAMNAFIRIAPDNTVTIYSKCPEIGQGIKTSFGVIIADELDADWNHVVMEQADINPKVYGSQGAGGSTSIPRAWNQLRQAGAGAKAMLVAAAAQAWSVDASQITAQASMLTHAASGRSATYGSLAAAAAKMPVPDPKGLKLKTRAEYRLIGKRFRGVDDPKVVTGKPLFGIDVQRPGMVYATYAKCPAAGGKVRSFNVDEVKRQPGVLDAFAVEGTGLAVEVMPGVAIVARDTWSAFQAKDKLEVDWDLSGASNDSSSRFSADAQRLANNFPQKTDDNVGDVDKSFANAAKTVEAYYEYPFAAHVPLEPMNTTAHWHDGIMELWMPTQQPDRGLPLIGKVAGIPPEKVVMHQTRVGGGFGRRLVNDYACEAAAIALKVNAPVKLQWTREDDFAHDFYRPAGYHQFKGAIDNGGRLDAWREHFITFTADGKKEASGASLTDNLRYSIKAPNLRRAKTMFPLKIPTGAWRAPGDNAQVFAAQSFMHELSLASGRDHVEFLLDAVNRDVPELAPKDQSVNFSPRRATDVIRMCAQKAGWGKTFAKRSGLGLAWCYSHAGHVAQAVELSVDTDKRIRINRIVVVLDVGPIIDMAGSEAQAQGASTDALSTAMGLKINIENGRIREQNYNAYPILRMPFAPMTIDAYFIQSDNPPTGMGEPAFPALAPALGNAIFAATGERVRRLPLRDLGYSLAA
- a CDS encoding c-type cytochrome, translating into MKRAVGILIAIIVVAGLGFAGWLVLGRNPLAFAGGSTVALADYHDATVTGVPAELASADLVKRGAYLTHAADCQACHTAPGGAPFAGGFAFNMPFGTIYSTNITPDKQTGIGNYSDSQFLAAVHRGVRADGEKLYPAMPYASYALMTDADALAIKAYLFTLAPVNAPAKPNQLSWPFNQRGLIALWNVAFNPDRRFRPNTGQSPQWNRGAYLAEAMGHCGECHTPRNLAYGLDNHGKFSGALTAGWRAYNITGDKNSGIGDWSDDDLYAYLSTGHANGHGGAAGPMGEAADDSLSYLVPDDTHALVAYLRSIPAHASDLPRTVTTAAPASYKEGVVADANARGEKIFAGACASCHDWTGVSPVTGFATLTGVRAVNDPSATNVAQTVINGVSRKTADGRIFMPAFGEGYSDDDIAAVANYVTARFGAKGAHLTAKDVAVLKEQAAQQSKEAPNG